The genomic DNA TGCAACAGTGAAGGAAGATATTTAACAGGAATGCATGTAGAAACTGGAAATGCAGTAAGCACTTTATATAAACTCCAGCAGGGCATATCCCTGCCAAGTTGACAGCAATTTGCCTTTGCTTCCTTCCGTCTTTGACTGTCTTCCAAACATCATAGAAAATAAATTCATATGTACAggaaaatatgttaattaaaataatatttccttgaaggggaaaaaaaggtATGATCAGGACTGATTGGCCCACACACCAGACTGGTGGTGTTTGTCTTGACAGTGCCGAGGAAGCAACTGTTGGTTCCTGGTATTGCAACATAAGGAGGCATAGGATAAATCAGGACCACAATCAAAGGAAGGGGAGAGCCATACCCATATGTTACTTCAATTGCAGATAATTCAATTCTCCATGGTCCCATACCACTCAGGCACAACACAACCACCATCGTTAGAGAGGTCTTTGAAATGTTGAATCATCCAATTTTGCACCAGTTGAAAGTATATGCATTTATATTTTTGCGAAAGGCAAAGGTGTCCATATGGCTCTACTTGTGGCCGTGCCACTGACCAAGATCTGGTTGacggggccttttcggttgtggcccctcaacacTGGAACACCCTCCTGAAAGAGCTTTGCCGTGTTCCCCATCAAAGGGTTTTAAGAGatacctgaagacccatctcttttaGAGAGTTTTGTCTAGCTTTTATTTGCTAGAGTGGGCTTATAATTTTTTGTACCTCTGGTTTCAGCTGGGTCTTGTTTTCCCCAATGGTCGTTTTATTCATTTCTAGTGTTTTATCTGCTTTACTGTTTCATTATCTTTGCGaaccgccctgagcagtattgcagtATTGCGCTGGAAGGGAAGGAGATACATATTTCAATACAATCAATAAATcgagcttctccgatcttaaccATTACACTCGACACAGTGGACACTGCTGTGCACAAACTCCTCTGTACTCAAATTGCAAACTCCCTCTGTGCTCAAACTCCGCCAGTTATGCGAAGGGATGTTCCTGTTTCCCTCCCGCCTTTAATAAGGTAATTACTTGATTGCTGTTGACAATCAATTAAATgtagtaaaaaataaaaaccttggaGTGAAGACTGATTCATGGGCTCCgtagaaaagcgggggggggggggggtttcgcaATTAGCAAGCTCCCGTTGGCTTACCTGCCACAGCTTCAGACACATGGGCATGCCCAGTTTGGCATCGGCCTCTGGCTTCAAGGTACAGACTGACGTCTTGGATGGGAGCTCCCAAACCCGAACCTGACATTCAGAAAACAAGTTTGGTTGGCCGGGCGCCAGGTACAGACATGCATCTTCTGAGGTGATCTGCTGGTGCAAGCTCTCCGGcttgacttggggggggggggacgacacggGAAGCGACACGGGGAAAATCTCCGGATGCCCAACTGTCAAGTGAAAGGCTACGCTTTGGGAAGCTACGTCAATGGCctgtggaggaggaaggaggcaacTCGGGCCTAGCTTTGCTAGAATTCAAGGGCAAATAAGGTGCCTAAGctttaattttgaaatgcataAGAATACGAATACAATGGGTATTTATATATTTCccctccatcccaaggggaatctcttgcagtgctcacacttctagtctccctttcatatgcgaccaaggcagaccctgcttagctaaggggacaagtcaggcttgctaccacaagaccagctctcctctcaggttCAAAAAGTACTCATGAGTAGCTTCGTTTGGAtggaagccagtgactggagtaaccCGTGTCATAACtgtaacacgtgtgtgtgtgtgtgtgtgtgtgtgtgtgtgtgtgtgtgtgtgtgtgtgtacgtacaggTTCactttacaccaggcctgctcaactttggcccccgcaactgtttttggattacaacccccataatccccagtcacagtagccaagagtaacctccagtgactgttgctggtgcctattttatcgtcctttttagattgtgagccctttggggacagggatccatcttatttatttacttattttttctctatgtaaactgccctgagccatttttggaagggtggtatagaaattaaacaaacaaacaaacaaacaaacataacctTAACTAGGAAGAGTGCTTGAATATATCTTCTTGCTCTGTGAATTGAAAACATAAAATTGGCAGGCCACAGGGGCTATCGTTAAAAAAGAAAAGTCGGGTGTGCAAAACGGTTGCCGGTCTAGTTTTGGCGGCTCCAGAGTTCAGGACAGGCTGTGGACCAGATATGAGAGGAACCAGAGTAAGCATCCCCTCACGGGATGAGTTAAGCAGAGGCACTCGTGACCTGTTTTGAAACTCTGGGGGACCTTTGGACAACTTGGTCACGTTCCCCAGCATctgagacccctgcctgcaaccttggtgaagctgctgccagtctgggtagacaaaactgagctagacggaccaatggtctgactcagtatatggcagcttccgagtTTCCTCATTTTGCCAGACCATGATTCCCAGGAAAGGAGTCTGCAGAACAGACAACCAGCCCTCAGAAATAAATCCTGGTGGCTGACGTGTTTTGACAACGGGGACTTAAAAATGTGTAGGTTTATATGTGTTCAGCTTACTAGGAGAGAGAGTTTGTCTTTGCCTGAGGTTAGGAGTGTTCCTGGGTGGCTAGAAGGTGGCCATGAGGAAACACACCCTTCTTCTTCTGCACATTTGCAATGCTTCTAAGATGTTTCTGGTAAATTGGCAGGAGAAGCACATGTAAGTTATAATTGGTGATTTAAATGCAATCAAGAACAAATAAAAGCCTGTTCAGATCTTATTATTCATAGACTGAACCTGCTTCAAGACAAAAATTACCCTTCTTGGGTGCTAGCCAGGCATAAACACATATTAAGTCTTCGTGTTAATCATAAGCCTCAAGTGTACTTTGCCTCATAGTTGTTACCTTTGAGGATGCAATGGCTtccccccccgctttttaaagGAGCTTACATGGATTTTATGGAATTCCTCAAACTGGACTAAGGTGAAGGTTCATGCACAAAGGCGGGGGCATTTTTAATCTGGTTGAGACAGCAAAGCCGTGACTGAAAATGAAGGGGTACAAAATAAAACCTTGATAGCAATGTGTTCGGAACAtgggacgctgccatatactgagtcagacccttggtgcatctaggATAGCATCTCTGCATTTGGGAGCATCTAATTTACGAAAGAAGAGCGTGCCAAAGACTGCTCTCGTTCCAGCCTCAGGAGCAGAAGGAGACCACCTACCTCTTCCAGGCCTCTCCATGGTGTGGCCAGTAGCCAGCGCCTCTCCGATAACTCCAAGAGGGAACATTTGCAGAATCCAACGTTCTCCGTGAAGATGGAGTCTGTGACAGCTGACCTCCCTTCTGCCAGGTCCCACAGACAGATGTTTTGGTCACGGCCCTGACTttgacaacaattaaaaacatgctGCGTCAAAGGATTGGGACCCTCGTAGATGGACACCCGTCATCAATAGCCCCCATCACattttatgttcaatgcacagaccatctgtgtacaggtacagatctgtatgcagataCAGTTGTTCATGCTACTGTATTTACCGGAAtggaagacgactctgaatttaagacaacccccttaaaagaagaggttaaatacagcttaTACCTATCTACCCAAAGGGAAGagaactctgaatgtaagacaaaCTCCCAATTTCTAagatcaaagaacttggaaaaaacctagtcttggatttacagtgggtattggaaagaatcaccccctttgatagaccttaaattctggttcccttacatcctgaaatgaacacACAAAGAAAAtccccttcaccagctgtacttatccaatgcaacctctaacatccaactgaaaaacatcacaattacagtccagaaaaagtgtcagaaacaaaaaacaagaattactgagactgaaaaaggatcaccccccaatgtcaatattttgtagaaccaccttttgcttcaataacagccttgagtctgttgggatacttctctatcaaccttgcacatctagacggagcaatatttgcccactcctccatacagaactgttcaagttcggtcacattggatggtaggtgttggtggactgctatcttcaaatctccccacagattttctatgggatttaggtctgggctctgactgggccacatgaggatgttcacttttttctccttcagccactgtgtggtcaattttgctgtgtgcttcggatcgttgtcatgttgaaaggtgaatcttctgtccatcctcaactgtctggcagagggtagaaggttttcttccagaatctgccGGTATTTtggcccatccatttttccttctaccctaacgaaagccccagtccctgaggcagagaaacacccccacaacaggatgctgccacctccatgcttcactgtaggtatggtgtgttgtggatggtgagctgcgttggatttacgccaggtgtactgtttggtgttgaggccaaatagttcaatcttggtctcatctgaccataagacctttttccatttggcagcagaatcttcaaggtgccttctgacAAAGCtcaatgtggcctttcttgagaagtggctttctccttgcgaccctcccgaacaagccacatctgtggagcgctcgtgaaattgctgtcacatgcacagaacaaccactctttgccatgaagtcctttaactccttcagagtggccattggcctcttggtaacctctcttaccagtttcctccttgctcttccatccagtttggagggctgaccggatccagggaggatagcagtccaccaacacctaccatccaatgtgaccgaacttgaacagttctgtatggaggagtgggcaaatattgctccgtctagatgtgcaaggttgatagagaagtatcccaacagactcaaggctgttattaaagcaaaaggtggttcaacaaaatattgacatgggggggggtgatcctttttcaatctcagtaattcttgttttttgtttctgacactttttctggactgtaattgtgatgtttttcagttggatgttataggttgcattggataagtacagctggtgaaggggaTTTTCTTTGTgtgttcatttcaggatgtaagggaaccagaatttaaggtctatcaaagggggtgattctttccaatacccactgtaaatACACAGTAAATACACAGtattagctgggctgggcacagagcatctgcaccgctagtttcccctgcccgcctgccagtgctgccattttctccccccgctTGCCCCCGCCATTttgtccccacccctgccaccgccgttttgtttcccgcctcgcctctggcaccaccactttcctcttaCCCTGCTGGCAgtttgctcgcgaactctcgcgagagctgccacacatgggattagcgacaggtacgcctaagagcaatagatagatagatagatagatgttgaaCACATGGTGGAACAGAAGACTTCCTATCCTGCATTTctgggggcctgtacccaggtccagTTTGAACATGgtcgcaggtacagtcattcacacaacaatgTGTATCTGTGTACAGAGACCTAGACACAACGTACGAGGACAGTTCATATGACTGACAGTACGGTGGGAGAAGCCTTCCGAGAGGTGATCAGGAGGGCGCCCAACTCCCAAATTAAGGTAGGACGTTTCTCCAAGCCTCATGTCAATTGTGTGAACTcccctaatgtctgaataggacttaatACTCTTGATTATCCAGCTCTTGATTATACTTCCTAACGGCTTGTTTCTAACCTGGCGCTTGCTGGCATTTTGGTATTGGCGGCTGATCACCCGCTTGCATATCCTGTTGCTGTCATTGGGGGTGGAATGGGACTCCTGACTTGTTGGGGGCTTTCGTGATTACTGTCAGGCATGGTCCTGTGTGCCTTTTCACCAGTTTAGACTCCCCTGATTTTCAGATGGGTATTTGGAGAGATCAGAaattgaacctaggatcttctgcattcaGAGGAGATGCACTGTAAATgactgtggtggcaagcatgacttgtctctttgctaagcagggtccaccctggtttgcatttgaatgggagacagcatgtctgagcactgtaagatattcccctcaggggatggggctgctctgggaagaatagagtacctgcatgcttgcatgcagaagattccaagtacAGATCTGCATCAAGCAACTCCCTATTGTTATGTAAACAGCATCCCTATTTATCCAGATCTGATTAGAATAATTCCCCAGCCACTGAGGGACAGGAAACTGATTTATGTTTTGCCAATGTGCATGTCAAATAGTTTCCAGAGCCATTTCTAAACACTCATACAGCGACACTGGATTAATAAACTGGTTGCAAGGGTTACCGAGATAACTAAATGAAGCATTTTGAACACGAAAGCACTATGtaaactgtggctgacatccagactaaattactcctgggTAACCCTACCGAAATTACACAATCCCGTAGAGTAACCTGAGTTGCAATATTGTGTAACTTAGCCTGGCTGTCAGCCACTAAGAAGGATTATTAATTTTGTACCTCCTTGGTACATCTCCTGATCAGAAGTGGTTAGTATCTAAAGCTGTCTTCTACTGTGTCAGACGATTAGCCCCTCTAGCTTACTGCTGTCCCAAGATCCTTTTAGGCAGAAATCCCAAGGAACACCAATACTGCACTCTCTAACAGGCATCAGAATTTGAACCCCAGACCTCCTGCTCTGCAGAGCAACGCCCTGACTGCACGCAGACAGGAGCTGACTTTTATTCACTGATGAGTTCTTCAACAGCGTTGAAGAAAAGAGCTGCAGTTTCCTGATCTTTTCTGAAACTCTTCATGTCAAATGGCAAAAGGATAAAAATGCGATATTTGCAGGTTGGCTCAGTGCAAGTTCCAGAACGctgacaaatatatatatatattttaaaatgtagggGACAGGGTCAAGAGAAGTTCCCATGTGAATTTCCTAACCCTGCTTGGCCTGAATCCCTCCCAGCCATCCCTGAGTAAGGGGACAACTTGgagaattattattttatttatatactgcttttcaattaaaaagaAACCTCTCAAGGGAGCTTACGTAGCAAAAGGTAGGGAAAACTGGTCCCTTGTCCCTATGGGGTTCACAATTGAGACAATAACACTTTATTTATATCACCATCGCTCGCGACCACCAGCCCCCACtataaaaaattgttctctgggcagctaacagaAGAATCAGAAGAGAGAAACTAGCAACAGATACCAGAGGGACACCAagcctaggaggagagctggtcttgtggtagcaaacatgacttgtccccttagctaagcagggtccgtcctggttgcatatgaatgggagactagaagtgtgagcactggaagagattccccttaggggatggagccactctaggaagagcaccagaaggttccaagttccctccctggcagcatctccaagatagggctgagagagattcctgcctgcaaccttggagaagccgctaccagtctgggtagacaatactgagctagatggaccaacggtctgactcagtagatggcagcttcttatgttcctgtgactaACAGAGACCGTAGCAGAAGGTATCTGTCAGGGAGATGGGCCACTTCTGATTcacaggagaaaaacaaaaacttgTTGGCAGGTACTGTCAGCTATTTTATTGAGGAGTAAGGAGCCCTGTGCATTTTGAGTTGGTCCTCCTCTGCAGGAGCTGAACAAACACTGGGAATGGATTTTGTCCAAAACGCTGCCAGAAACCCTTGCAGCACCATGGTCCTCCCCATTCcagccagaagagtgccattacCAGTCAGAGATTTAGACAAAAGCTAGAAGAACAGGAAACCCAGCTCAAAAATAATTGCCAGCCAGGCAGCCAAACCAACAGTAGCAACAAAAACATCCATGTCGTTTTGACACAACATAATCAGTAAGACAAACAACAGAGATAATAATCTAGAATGCAAGATGCTACGCAAGGCCAGAGGTGAGACACCGAACTTAAAAACCAGCAAACATAAATAGGACACATTCCTAGAAACGCCAGCAAATTCAATCCAACAGGAGTGGTTTGTTTgttgattgatttatttaaaatatccccccccccggccctccagcacactactgctcggggtggcccacaacaataaaatagattcaataaaagtaataaaattaacccaattaagtaaacaagttaaaagtcaggttaaaaaccacaaccaGTCGACTGTGGAAAAGTCTCTCTTGTAATATTTGGAATAAATCCCAGTTAGGAGTACAGGGGAACTAAGTAAGCAAttacattacattttaaaatatatatatcctgctcttcctccaaggagcccagagcggtgtactacatacttaagtttctcctcacaacacccctgtgaagtaggttaggctgagagagaagtgactggcccagagtcacccagcaagtctcatggctgaatggggatttgaactcgggtctccccggtcctagtccagcactctaaccactgcttgGGACAAGTCAGCACTTCCCAGCATGCAATTAGAAGCTTCTGTTCACAGCTTGTAACgaacggcagcttcctatagtccgACGGAAGAAAGGGCCGGCATTCTCTAAGGCAGTGATAGACAACCTTTGATGCTCCAGAGGTTGAACAATTCCATCCtggtgggaactgtagttcaaccaCGGTGGAGTGCCCAAGGGTGCCGGTCCCTGCTCCAAGGTCTTGAATCAGTTCTGTCTTAGGGACAAAACCAGTTTGTCTCTCGTAGAAGAGCACTCCTCCCAACAGGATTGTGGGGGAACCCCGGGAAATGgagcagagaagggagggaagcatccaacctgggaccttctgcatgcaagcaggtggatgctcttccactaagctatttGCCCATGCCCTTCTCCCCAAACCGTATAGACCTTTAAAATCATGGCTAGGATTTTCTACCGCTCCATATTTATCTAGTATCACCTTCTCCAAGTAtcgctgggccttttctagagcccATTTTCATGCACTGCCATCTGTATTACTTTATGGCAGATTCCATCATTGACTAACAGAAGTACGAATTTGCCCTTGTAGCTCTAATGAAATTGAGACGCTTGCTCATATCCTGCTTCACTGTGAATTGTATAAAGAGGTTGGGAAATGCTTCATGGTACCCTTATTATCACAACGTCTGGGTTGCTGTCAAAGCAGTATTCCTAATGATCTGTTAGTGGATTTTCTTCTTGAAGATAAGCATGCTGATATTTCTAACCCAGTGGCAAAGTTTTGCTACATTGCTAGCAGAATCCGGAGTATATTGATGTAGGGTGAGTCTTGTGGGATTATTTGAATGTATCTTGTGATTTGTTCTTGCTATGTATTTATGTGTCTTGCTGGTCAAtggaacaaataaagatgattgagctatggcccatcccctaaggggaacatcttacagagTTCACATGTGGCCAcgcatccacatgcaaaccaagccACACCCTACTtagcaaggggggcaattcatgctcgccgCCATCAGACCAGCTATCCTCCCCTATAtatgctgctctgagcttcttggaggatgCAAAGGGTGCCATCCTTAGCAacatgggacaattcatgcttgctaccccagaCCATGCCTTGTTCTTGTCTCACTTACTCTCTGCTACATTTGGTCTCCCTCCAAAGAAAACATGGCCCCTAATAATAAAAATGGCAAAATGACTTCTAGAGGTAGAAAGTTAAGGAGTACAACACAGAGATAGCCGTGGTCCGGGCAGATCACTGTGCATTTCCTGATACTCCATCACCTAATAGGTGTAAGATAAAAAACCATGTAATTATGTTAACAACTCTAAATTTAATTCTTGTCTTCTGGGGGATGTTAATTGTGGTTATGCAGACGGCAACAAATATACATGCTAATGAGGTCTGCAACAGAAGATGGCTCTCCTCGATAAACGAGTCAAAACATCTCCAGGTCCTACCGATGCTTTGGCAATCTGATCCGGCACAAGGCGGGGCATCCAGGCAATCAAAACAACCGAGAGCCCTGTGGCACCTCCAAGCTTAACAGATTTATTGGGGCACCAGCTTTCATGGACTCCGCCCATTTTCTAGGAGGCATGAAGCGCTCAGACTTGAATGGCAGGAGGGCCAGGTGAGGTCCTCATCTGGCCAGatggggaggaacagcaggagagagggcatgccctcaacttctgcctgtggcttccagcggcatctggtgggccactgtgcaaaacaggatgctggactagatgggcctccttgggcctgatccagcagggctgttcttatggtcatATCCCCTGACCTTAAGTAATGGCCTCTTAGCTACTATTTTCAGAAGCCAGTTTCCTCATGCAAGAGGGCATGATATACTTGAGCAGTGAtctgctggaaatgttatgatccgtATGGACGCATAACCAGAGGACCTGCAGACAAGAGGGAGGCAGATTCAGGCTAACCTGCAGATttttggtttcacaaaaatctggagaaaaaacacacaaaaggactcacctccctgcccccactccacccacccccggGCCAACAAACTGCCCTAACATaattcaatggagtggaatgtttgcagactcagagggcacttaacagacaaccaggtgggcggaGCTGATGGAATTCAGTGGTGAAGAGGCAGGGGAAAGAGGGTTTTCCTCAAAAAGAGCgtgaaatttctcagcttgaggaATACTCTCTCAAGACAGTCAGAACTCTTTCTGCTCGTGATGGGGAAAGTTGCCTTTCACCTTTCACCATGCTCACACACAGGCTTGGGTAACATATGTACACTATATTTTGTTGCGGGTCCATACCTGCACACAAGTAATGACCTTACCTTGAGTTTTGCAACATTTCTGGGATACCGCATGCTAATAACTGCCCCATCTGAACTTTGTATGCTAAATTTATATGGATTTCCAGAACTTTCAGCTCTTCAATATTCAGCATtttacatcattttaaaaagtatGCTCTTCTAAACTGTGTCACTCACCTAAGAAGGGCATTTCGGTTGCATAAGGTTTTCAGCCAATACACTGATTTTCCACCGTGGCCATCCAGTGTTCTGTCTATCCTATGAGTCTTCATATTCCAAATAGGGATCAGCCCATTAGAAGATCTAAAATACAAACAAGCaagtgaaataagagcatctccttctctgtttgttttttaagaagaccctgaagacatacctgtttctaGCTTTTAGctgaaattttaatatgtttttattcattgtgatttgtatctgttttatgaattttaactgttttatattgtttttatattatgttttaacttgtacaccgcctggagatttcaggcggtatagaaacacACATAAACAAacagttagttgtttatttacgatcttagatcaaacaccaatagacacagaatatactcagtaaagagagaaaacaaaaacggaaacaaaatctaaaatgttatcaaatacataaaatcaggaacctttgtcagtaaccgattgctgtgctctagcctctcttagtttggtcaatgtgtaacagaatttagcaactgccagggatattgttggggataaacaaacaaacaaacaaacaaacaaaaaagtgcaAATAGTAATTTCTCGAAAATCTGATACATTTGGCAGTAGCTATTAGATCCTTACCCCGAGAAAAGAATGGGGAGCTCTGGTTCCGGGTCTCTGCAGTGAAAGCACAGAGTGTTGACTGCATCATTGGCACCCCGAAGAACATACTGAGGATCTGGAGACGGAAGAGCCATGGGGCAATGTAGCGGCACCTGTAGGAGGAAACCTCGTATTTATTTGAATAGAGGACAACTCTCAATTTAAGACCACCCACTTTAAAAATACAGCTTAAATACCAATTATATAGctgtatttatctgaaaggaagaggactttgaatttaagatgatcgcccaatttctaacaccaaagaacttggggaaaaacctagtcttggattcaggtaaatatggtaagaaGGAGACAATAGCACAAAGAACGCACCTTGGCTTGTGAAGCAAGAGGAAACCAACTACTGGACACAAATGGTCACATATAAGCTCTGAACAGACATATGGACTCCACCctagcacagcgtccctccagcggctgttgctggtgtctgtcttatgttccattttttagattgtgagctctttggggacaagcagccatctttctttctttatttgtatctatgtaaatcgctttgggaactttggttgaaaagcggtatataaatatttgtggtacataaatataaagaggtatataaatatttaaattaaaaaagtataaaatataaatatttaaatacaaagcggcgtataaatatttgtcgcatataaatattctttgagaacttttgttgaaaagtggtatataaatatttgtcatataaatgtaaagcactatataaatatttaaatataaagtttaaaatataaatatttaaatataaagcAGTGTTTAAATATTTGTCGCATAGAAATATtcaccgctttgagaacttttgttgaaaagcggtatataaatatttgtcggaTATAAATACCTGCCATCTTCTTATTCCTCCAAAGTTAGTAAGATTGATGGAAGTTGCTATAGTTCAGTAActgcagggttctcaaacttgggtgcctgggtcatgctggactacaactcttatcatccccagacacagtggccattGCACCTATGGATCATGGtagctgtagttcaacatcatctgggcagccaaagTTGGGAATCTTTGTCCTAGAAACAGCTTTTCCCCATGATTTCACTGATTGGCCCTGATGGTTATTTATCTATTTgccatatttataaactgcctaacatAGGAATATCCAGGTGGTGTACAGCCATTTAAAACATAACACAAACAGAATGGTTAAAATTACAACTTGGTTAAAACTTAAGACTAGtcagtcatgattaagcaccactgaaatcaatgctgtttggttactgtggctggggagacGTGTTTGAGGGCCCCTGAAAGGAAGGCACAAACTGAACAAATGCCCCctcctaactgagcagaggcacctttttaaagtggtgattctctgtatttagcagggggagagcaactggcctcatccatccccagcacagcaccgctccagtggatgttgctggggtctatcttatgagattgtgagccctttggggacagggaacccttttattcattcatttatttatatctatgtaaaccactttgggaacttctgttgaaaagtggtatgtacatatttgttgtattcgtctTTGTATATTTGAACAAATGGATACACAGAGTCATTTTTTCGCCCTTTGTACAATTCTACAGTCCATAATAAGCATCagtggctaaaaaaaaaaaaaattaaacatgaaTAATCTAACACGAAATCCATATGGAGTACGGGAAGGAAGAGAAATGAATACTATTAGCTAATCTGCGCCCAAACTTTTACTGCTAGCAGCCAGACAAACTTCCACCATGTTCTATATTGTTAATAAATGACTGTTGGAAGGCACAAGGTGTCTCAT from Hemicordylus capensis ecotype Gifberg chromosome 15, rHemCap1.1.pri, whole genome shotgun sequence includes the following:
- the GNB1L gene encoding guanine nucleotide-binding protein subunit beta-like protein 1 isoform X4; this translates as MALPSPDPQYVLRGANDAVNTLCFHCRDPEPELPILFSGSSNGLIPIWNMKTHRIDRTLDGHGGKSVYWLKTLCNRNALLSQGRDQNICLWDLAEGRSAVTDSIFTENVGFCKCSLLELSERRWLLATPWRGLEEVRVWELPSKTSVCTLKPEADAKLGMPMCLKLWQPSTGSSPFLLAGYEDGSVVLWNLSTGGRLSRLACHQEPIMGLDFDSEKARGVSGSSEKQLCVWSLREQQNLELQQTYNLTNPGIAEVTLRQDKKILATAGWDHRIRLFGWKKFKPLAVLDYHKATIHCVAFSDHTQPSKRLMAAASKDHRISVWSIYNQT
- the GNB1L gene encoding guanine nucleotide-binding protein subunit beta-like protein 1 isoform X2 produces the protein MVRFFWPKVPLHCPMALPSPDPQYVLRGANDAVNTLCFHCRDPEPELPILFSGSSNGLIPIWNMKTHRIDRTLDGHGGKSVYWLKTLCNRNALLSQGRDQNICLWDLAEGRSAVTDSIFTENVGFCKCSLLELSERRWLLATPWRGLEEVRVWELPSKTSVCTLKPEADAKLGMPMCLKLWQPSTGSSPFLLAGYEDGSVVLWNLSTGGRLSRLACHQEPIMGLDFDSEKARGVSGSSEKQLCVWSLREQQNLELQQTYNLTNPGIAEVTLRQDKKILATAGWDHRIRLFGWKKFKPLAVLDYHKATIHCVAFSDHTQPSKRLMAAASKDHRISVWSIYNQT
- the GNB1L gene encoding guanine nucleotide-binding protein subunit beta-like protein 1 isoform X5: MMKLWRWRSRTIIRTVPLHCPMALPSPDPQYVLRGANDAVNTLCFHCRDPEPELPILFSGSSNGLIPIWNMKTHRIDRTLDGHGGKSVYWLKTLCNRNALLSQGRDQNICLWDLAEGRSAVTDSIFTENVGFCKCSLLELSERRWLLATPWRGLEEVRVWELPSKTSVCTLKPEADAKLGMPMCLKLWQLQQTYNLTNPGIAEVTLRQDKKILATAGWDHRIRLFGWKKFKPLAVLDYHKATIHCVAFSDHTQPSKRLMAAASKDHRISVWSIYNQT
- the GNB1L gene encoding guanine nucleotide-binding protein subunit beta-like protein 1 isoform X3 is translated as MVPLHCPMALPSPDPQYVLRGANDAVNTLCFHCRDPEPELPILFSGSSNGLIPIWNMKTHRIDRTLDGHGGKSVYWLKTLCNRNALLSQGRDQNICLWDLAEGRSAVTDSIFTENVGFCKCSLLELSERRWLLATPWRGLEEVRVWELPSKTSVCTLKPEADAKLGMPMCLKLWQPSTGSSPFLLAGYEDGSVVLWNLSTGGRLSRLACHQEPIMGLDFDSEKARGVSGSSEKQLCVWSLREQQNLELQQTYNLTNPGIAEVTLRQDKKILATAGWDHRIRLFGWKKFKPLAVLDYHKATIHCVAFSDHTQPSKRLMAAASKDHRISVWSIYNQT